The window GTACAAAATTTATCGATGCAGGAACAACATGCTGGACATTGTGATGCCCATCATGGTCGAGGGCAAACATATGGGCAACCTTTTCACCGGGCAGTTTTTTTTCAAGGATGAACCGCCGAATCATGAAATCTTCAAGGCTCAGGCCGTCCGTTACGGCTTTGATGCAGAACAGTATCTTGCGGCTTTGAAAAAAGTTCCCCTTTTAGAAAGGGATACCGTGACCAAGGCCCTCCTCTTCTATGGAAAACTTTCGGAAATCATCTGCACAATGGGTTACAACAATGTCGTTCTGGCCAGAAGCCTGAAAGAGCGGGAGAAGCTGTTTGCATCCCTGAGGGAAAGCGAGGAAAAACACCGCCGCCTCTTCGAAACCATGACCCAGGGTGTTGTGTATCAGGCAGCGGATGCATCCATCATCTCGGCCAACCCGGCCGCGGAGAAGATTCTTGGCCTCACTCTGGACCAAATACATGGCAAGACGTCCATGGACCCGTGCTGGAAAATGATCAAGGAAGACGGGTCAACAGTCGAGGGTTCGGAGCATCCGGTGATGATCGCCCTTCGGACCGGAGAAGTTCACGGGCCGGTGGTCCGGGGAGTGTTTGTTCCGGAAAAGAATACCCACGTTTGGTTGTCCATCACGGCCATACCTCTGTTCCAGACGGGAGAAGCAAGACCCTTCCAAGCCTATGCCATGTTCGAGGACATCACCAGTCGCAAGCAGGCCGAAGAAGCTCTGCGTCGAAGCGAAAATCTGCTTCGAAAGGTCTTTGAAATTCTGCCGATCGGCTTGTGGATTGCGGACAAGAACGGGGCCCTGTTGCAGGGCAATCCGGCGGGTGTGGCCATTTGGGGCGCGCAACCCATTGTTGATCAAAAAGATTATGGCATTTTCAAGGCGAGAAAATTGCCATCGCGTGAACAGATCAAACCGGATGACTGGGCTTTGGCGCATACCGTGAACAAAGGGGTGACCGTTGTTGATGAACTTCTGGAAATCGACACGCTTGACGGCAAGAAGAAGACCATCCTCAACTACACAGCGCCGGTCCTGGACGAGAACGGAGCGATTGAAGCCGCGATCATCGTCAATCAGGACATCACCGACCGCATGCGGGCCGAGGAAGCTCTGCGGAAAAGTGAGGAGCGGTTCAGGTTGAGCATGGAGGCCACCAGCGACGGCATTTGGGACTGGGATATCCAGACGGACCATGTCTACTACAGTCCAGGCTATGTCAGGATGCTGGGATACGAGATTATTGAAGTTCCACGGCACGTCACGGCCTGGACGGATCTGATCCACCCCGACGACAAACAAGCAGCATTCAAGGCGAACATGGACTGCATTGAAAATCGCGTAACGTCGTTTGCCGTTGAATTCAGGATGCAAGCCAGAAATGGGGAATGGAGATGGATTCTCGGTCGTGGCCGGGCCGTGGAACGAGATGCCTCAGGCCGAGCCATTCGCCTGATCGGTACGCATCAGGACATCACCGAACGAAAGAGGACGGAACAGGAGCGGGAAAGGATGCAGGCTCAACTGCTCCAGGCCCAGAAGATGGAATCCGTGGGTATCTTGGCCGGAGGAGTGGCGCACGACTTCAATAATTTACTGCAAGTCATGCGGGGAAACATCGAACTGCTCTTGCAGGAGCTACCGAAAAATCATCAATACGCTTTACGACTGAACATTGTGATGCATTCCATGGACCGGGCAACGCAACTGGTACAGCAACTGCTTCTTTTCAGTCGGAAGGTCGAAGCCAACAAGGTGCCGGTGGACGTGAACCAGGAGGTAAAAAGCACAGTGCGAATGCTGGAGAGGACCATTCCCAAAATGGTTGCTTTGGCACTGAACTTCGACCCAGAAGTCTGGCCGGTATTAGGAGATCCTGTTCAGATCGAACAGGTCTTGCTGAACCTGGCCAACAACGCCGTGGACGCCATGCCCGAAGGTGGCCAGCTGACCATTGAGACCAGCAACGTGGTACTGCAAGAGCAAGGTGCCGGAGACTCCTGCGAAGTGATCAATGGCGGGCGACATGTCCTGCTCAAGGTTTCAGACACGGGTTGCGGCATGGATCAGATCGCGCTCAAGCATGTCTTCGACCCATTTTTCACCACCAAGGCGGTGGACAAAGGCTCTGGCTTGGGGCTGGCCTCGGTCTATGGCATCGTCAAAGCCCATGGCGGCCATATCTATTGTGACAGTCAGCCGGGAGCGGGAACATCGTTTCGGGTCTACCTGCCGGCCTTGGAGCATGACAAAGCTGTCACAGCAGTATCCCAGCCGGAAACCTCCCACCAGGAAAACGTGCCTCTGGGGAGGAATGCAACCATTCTGGTGGTGGATGATGATCCTCAAATCCGTGAACTGACCCAGGAAGCCCTGGAAATGCTTGGGTACACCATCATGTTGGCCACCACTGGTGAAGAGGCGCTGGCAATCTATCAAGAGCAGGGACAAACCATTGACTTGGTTTTGCTGGATCTGAATATGCCGGGCATGGGCGGGAATCGTTGCCTGCAGGAACTGCTGCGACTCGACCCTCAGGTCAAGGTTGTCATCGCCAGCGGGTACACGTCTGCAGCTCATGGCAGGGATGCACTGATACTCGGAGCCAGAAAGTTTCTCGGAAAACCGTACCGACTGCAAGAGCTGGCTAAGGTGGTGCGAGACGTTATTGATGAAAGAGGAAACAATGCTCAGCACTGAGTCCTAAAACCACAAATATTTACAGAACTTTCTTCATCCCTGCAAAAGTCACTGACAGTGCGCAGCCTCTTACCTAACAATGCGCTCCAGCAATTTTTTCAGATCCTCCATTCGTACCGGCTTGGCCAGGTAGTCGTTCATCCCGGCCTCAAGAAATTTTTCCCGGTCTCCAGTCATGGCATGGGCGGTCAGGGCGATGACCGGTATTCTGGAATGCTGGGATGCTGGGATGCTGAGGGCTGAGACCTGAAACCTGAGGGGGAGATGTGCTCTCTCCAGAGTCCGGCTCCTGACTTCTGAATCCTGACTCCTGATCATTTTCGTCGCCTCCACGCCGTTCATCACCGGCATCTGCACGTCCATCAGGATCACGTCGAAATCCTGGTCCGCGAGCAGTTCCAGTTATGTGAATTTTACGATTTGCCGCATGGCCTTACTCAATACCCGCTCCAGATCATTCACACTCACCGGCTTGCCCAGGTATTCGTTCATGCCCACGGCCAGGAATCGTTCCCGGTCGCCGGGCTGGGCATGCGCGGTTACGGCGATGATTGGGATATTGCGTTTATCGCCGAGAGACGTTGATTCTCGAATGATTTTCGTTGCCTCATCACCGGTCATCACCGGCATCTGGATGTCCATGAGGATGCAATCAAAATCATGCAGCTTGAGGAAATACAAGGCCTCCTCGCCATTGTTGGCCAGGACGACGGAATGCCCGAGTTTTTCCAGGATCGAGCGCATGAACAATTGGTCCAACGGATCGTCCTCAGCAAGGAGGATGTTCAGGTGCTTTTTGACTTCTCCCTCCAAGGACGTGGCGGTATCAAGTTCGAATTCGCCGCCTGCCGGCAGGGTAAAGGGGAGGACAACATGGATTGTCCTCATGCCATCAATACAAAAACCCGAACAGCCACAGCGGCAGAACACGACCATGGCCGACCTCCTGGCCGTCCCTGACCACGTAGCCGTCCTGCGTCTCCCCGATCTGGGCAAAGCCCTTGCCCTTGCCGCCTGCTTCAAACGTATATGTATCGTCCACAATAAAATCGCCGCGTGTCGCGACCCTGATCTGCGCACCGACGGAACGCAACTGGTTGACGAAAAATGTTTCGCGCAGGCTGCCCTGGGGATCGGTTCGGGTCAGGGACTGGCTGATGGCCCACAACAGGTTCGTGTTTTCCAGAAAAATCTTGGAATCCTTTCGAACAAGTCTGGCCCCATGTCCGTGAGGCGGGACGGTGGTCAACAGCCCGGCCCGTTCCAGGACGGCCAGATAATCATAGATGGTGGGCCGGCTGACGCCGACATCACGGGCCACGCTCTCGATGCACAACTGCATGGGCGGGGACGTGGCCACCAGCCAGAGCAGTTTTTTCATGACCCGAATCCCCCCCGCTCTGCGGCCTTCCGTCAGGCTCAAATCCTCGTACAGCGTTTTTTCAATCACGTTTTCCAGGCGCTGGAGATACTCCGCCTTGCCCTCAAGCAAAAAAGGATACGCCCCGGTTTCGAGGTACTCCCGAAAATGCCCGAGCACCTGGCCGGAACCGAGAACATCCGAAGCAAGGCGCTGGTGGTCGCGCAACATGGTCTCCAGGGCCACGGAATGATACTCTCTTCCAGCGACAATGCGTAAGTATTCGCGAAAGGAGAGAACCGGCAACATTCGGTAGACGGCCCGCCGCGAAAGATCGAACTTGCCGGCCTGCATGGCCAGGGCCGAACTGCCGGAAATCACCAGGCGGCCATTGGGAAACGAATCATACAGTGACTTGATCTCTTGAGCCCAGTCGGGCCTTTTATGGGCCTCGTCGATGAACACGACCTCACCGCCATGGCGAAAAAAATCCGCGGCAATGTCATAGATGCCCATGGCCGTGACCTGGATATGGTCAGCCGTGAAGTAGAGCCCTTTTCCGCCTTCCTGCTCGAAGTCCTTGAGGCGCTGCAGCATGAGCGTCGTCTTGCCCACCCCTCGGCCGCCGTAAAGGCAGATCAGACGATTGTTCCAATTGATCCGCTCAAACACGTACCGCTTCGTCGCGGGCAGATTCCCCAGCAGCAGGGCCTGAATGGCGAAAAGGTCGGAAAGATTCATTTTGCCCCCCCTTTTTGTCGCTGTACTTTTACAGATCCATCAAGATACTGTCAAAGCACACCGACAAAATGCCCGACCGCTGCAAATGCGTCTCCGCCGGAATTCTTCAGGGAGCTGACTGGTCACAATTTTCCAAATTTTGTTCCGACCTCTCTTTTTGCTCCATGAGAGAGGGCCGGAGATATGCCAAAAGGTCGAACAGGCATCTTGCCTGCACTACCCGATTCGCAACCGGTAATTCAGCAACAGCCAACTCCCAGCACATCCCGGGCTAAGCATCATGCCGGCGCGGCGTGCAGGCAACACGCTCCAGCACCCCCGCCAAATCCTCCATCCGCGCCGGCTTGGCCAGATAGTCGTCCATACCCGCTTCCAGGAATTTTTCCCGGTCTCCAGTCATGGCGTAGGCGGTCAGGGCGATGATCGGTATTCTGGAATGCTGGGATGCTGGAATGCTGGGATGTTGAGAAGGCTGAGGGCTGAGACCTGAAACCTGAGGGGGAGATGTGCTCTCTCCAGCGTCCGGCTCCTGACTCCTGACTTCCGACTCCTGACTCCTGATCATTTTCGTCGCTTCCACGCCGTTCATCACCGGCATCTGCACGTCCATCAGGATCAGGTCGAATTCGTGGTTGGCGAGCAGATGCAAGGCCTGTTGCCCGTCCTCGGCCAGGTTCACGGTGTGCCCGGCGTTTTCCAAAAGCTTGATCGCGGGAAATGAGCTTGACTGTTCATCCTCGGCCAGCAGGATGCGCAGACTCCGTCCTGATTGGAAGGATTGCCTTGATCCTTGCTCAGCGGGAATACTTGCCCCTTTGGCCAGTT is drawn from Desulfonatronum thioautotrophicum and contains these coding sequences:
- a CDS encoding PAS domain S-box protein — encoded protein: MAQKLNREITPMHQATSEAVDVLMDAPIGIFTSTPEGRFLRVNSAMATMYGYASPEEMCAEITDIARQLYVNPADRFQILNLESHSSTRPYQSLQKRKDGSTFWIAETVRMVRGERGKVRHIQGFVMDISSPVQVGPASKKESLLDKECSHKNDSQANDRELELKNIVDRSTIQELMTVFAELTGIGVALLDMKGHIMASTGWEDICLNFHRAHPETNQNCMESDNALSRNVAPGQYKIYRCRNNMLDIVMPIMVEGKHMGNLFTGQFFFKDEPPNHEIFKAQAVRYGFDAEQYLAALKKVPLLERDTVTKALLFYGKLSEIICTMGYNNVVLARSLKEREKLFASLRESEEKHRRLFETMTQGVVYQAADASIISANPAAEKILGLTLDQIHGKTSMDPCWKMIKEDGSTVEGSEHPVMIALRTGEVHGPVVRGVFVPEKNTHVWLSITAIPLFQTGEARPFQAYAMFEDITSRKQAEEALRRSENLLRKVFEILPIGLWIADKNGALLQGNPAGVAIWGAQPIVDQKDYGIFKARKLPSREQIKPDDWALAHTVNKGVTVVDELLEIDTLDGKKKTILNYTAPVLDENGAIEAAIIVNQDITDRMRAEEALRKSEERFRLSMEATSDGIWDWDIQTDHVYYSPGYVRMLGYEIIEVPRHVTAWTDLIHPDDKQAAFKANMDCIENRVTSFAVEFRMQARNGEWRWILGRGRAVERDASGRAIRLIGTHQDITERKRTEQERERMQAQLLQAQKMESVGILAGGVAHDFNNLLQVMRGNIELLLQELPKNHQYALRLNIVMHSMDRATQLVQQLLLFSRKVEANKVPVDVNQEVKSTVRMLERTIPKMVALALNFDPEVWPVLGDPVQIEQVLLNLANNAVDAMPEGGQLTIETSNVVLQEQGAGDSCEVINGGRHVLLKVSDTGCGMDQIALKHVFDPFFTTKAVDKGSGLGLASVYGIVKAHGGHIYCDSQPGAGTSFRVYLPALEHDKAVTAVSQPETSHQENVPLGRNATILVVDDDPQIRELTQEALEMLGYTIMLATTGEEALAIYQEQGQTIDLVLLDLNMPGMGGNRCLQELLRLDPQVKVVIASGYTSAAHGRDALILGARKFLGKPYRLQELAKVVRDVIDERGNNAQH
- a CDS encoding response regulator; its protein translation is MDVQMPVMNGVEATKMIRSQDSEVRSRTLERAHLPLRFQVSALSIPASQHSRIPVIALTAHAMTGDREKFLEAGMNDYLAKPVRMEDLKKLLERIVR
- a CDS encoding response regulator; translation: MRTIHVVLPFTLPAGGEFELDTATSLEGEVKKHLNILLAEDDPLDQLFMRSILEKLGHSVVLANNGEEALYFLKLHDFDCILMDIQMPVMTGDEATKIIRESTSLGDKRNIPIIAVTAHAQPGDRERFLAVGMNEYLGKPVSVNDLERVLSKAMRQIVKFT
- a CDS encoding ATP-binding protein, translating into MNLSDLFAIQALLLGNLPATKRYVFERINWNNRLICLYGGRGVGKTTLMLQRLKDFEQEGGKGLYFTADHIQVTAMGIYDIAADFFRHGGEVVFIDEAHKRPDWAQEIKSLYDSFPNGRLVISGSSALAMQAGKFDLSRRAVYRMLPVLSFREYLRIVAGREYHSVALETMLRDHQRLASDVLGSGQVLGHFREYLETGAYPFLLEGKAEYLQRLENVIEKTLYEDLSLTEGRRAGGIRVMKKLLWLVATSPPMQLCIESVARDVGVSRPTIYDYLAVLERAGLLTTVPPHGHGARLVRKDSKIFLENTNLLWAISQSLTRTDPQGSLRETFFVNQLRSVGAQIRVATRGDFIVDDTYTFEAGGKGKGFAQIGETQDGYVVRDGQEVGHGRVLPLWLFGFLY
- a CDS encoding response regulator; the encoded protein is LAKGASIPAEQGSRQSFQSGRSLRILLAEDEQSSSFPAIKLLENAGHTVNLAEDGQQALHLLANHEFDLILMDVQMPVMNGVEATKMIRSQESEVRSQEPDAGESTSPPQVSGLSPQPSQHPSIPASQHSRIPIIALTAYAMTGDREKFLEAGMDDYLAKPARMEDLAGVLERVACTPRRHDA